A window of Polaromonas hydrogenivorans contains these coding sequences:
- the coaE gene encoding dephospho-CoA kinase (Dephospho-CoA kinase (CoaE) performs the final step in coenzyme A biosynthesis.), with the protein MHPPIQRIGLTGGIGSGKSTVAGMLVARGAALIDADAISRQLTAPGGAAIGELASQFGPQAITAEGAMDRDRMRQLAFSDPAVKVQLEAIIHPLISQESIRQARAAVQAGRACILFDIPLLVESGRWRQQLDRVLVVDCTQETQIARVMARNAFAREVVEKIIAGQASRAQRLAAADSCICNEDLSLQALERLVCQLASRFGL; encoded by the coding sequence ATGCATCCGCCTATTCAGCGCATTGGCCTGACAGGCGGCATAGGCAGCGGCAAAAGCACGGTAGCAGGCATGTTAGTGGCCCGTGGCGCTGCGCTGATCGATGCCGATGCGATTTCCCGGCAATTGACGGCGCCCGGCGGGGCGGCAATCGGTGAACTGGCAAGCCAGTTCGGACCTCAGGCGATCACGGCAGAGGGCGCGATGGACCGTGACCGGATGCGCCAACTGGCCTTTAGCGACCCGGCTGTCAAGGTGCAACTCGAAGCCATCATTCATCCTTTGATCAGCCAGGAATCCATTCGGCAAGCGCGTGCGGCCGTGCAAGCCGGTCGCGCCTGCATCCTGTTCGATATTCCCCTGCTGGTGGAGTCAGGGCGCTGGCGTCAGCAGCTCGACCGTGTGCTGGTGGTGGACTGCACGCAAGAGACGCAAATTGCCCGTGTCATGGCTAGAAATGCCTTTGCGCGCGAGGTCGTCGAGAAAATCATCGCCGGACAGGCCAGCCGCGCGCAAAGGCTGGCGGCGGCTGATAGCTGTATTTGTAACGAAGATTTGTCGCTGCAAGCCCTGGAGCGGCTGGTATGCCAGTTGGCTTCTCGCTTCGGGCTATGA
- a CDS encoding prepilin peptidase — protein MELGLWPELVAVLAGILGLLIGSFLNVVIYRVPKIMERQWAEECAELTGAPAEPAEKFNLLIPRSRCSSCGHLIRWYENIPVFSYLFLRGKCSACGAPYGVRYPLVEAVTGSLFFFCAWRWGWTPTTLVWCGFSAMLLALAMIDWDTTLLPDDMTFPLLWTGLIAAALQWNPAVSLSAALWGAVAGYLSLWLVYWAFKLATGKDGMGYGDFKLFAALGAWFGWPALVPMILMASVIGAVIGIVMKFSSGLREGGYVPFGPFLAGAGFTAMIFGPQSILQFVGL, from the coding sequence ATGGAGTTAGGCCTGTGGCCGGAGCTTGTTGCCGTGCTCGCCGGGATTTTGGGTCTGCTGATCGGCAGTTTCCTGAACGTCGTCATCTACCGTGTTCCAAAAATAATGGAGCGCCAGTGGGCGGAGGAATGTGCTGAACTGACGGGTGCACCAGCGGAGCCGGCTGAAAAATTCAACCTGCTGATACCACGTTCGCGGTGTTCCAGTTGCGGCCACCTGATTCGCTGGTATGAAAACATTCCGGTGTTCAGCTACCTTTTCCTGCGGGGAAAGTGTTCGGCATGCGGCGCGCCCTACGGGGTTCGTTATCCGCTGGTTGAAGCGGTCACGGGCAGCCTGTTTTTCTTTTGCGCCTGGCGCTGGGGCTGGACGCCGACGACGCTGGTCTGGTGCGGATTTTCCGCGATGCTGCTGGCGCTGGCAATGATTGACTGGGACACCACCCTGCTGCCCGACGACATGACCTTTCCCTTGCTGTGGACGGGGCTGATTGCGGCGGCATTGCAGTGGAACCCGGCGGTCAGTTTGTCCGCAGCTTTATGGGGTGCGGTGGCCGGCTATCTTTCCCTGTGGCTGGTTTACTGGGCTTTCAAGCTGGCAACCGGCAAGGATGGCATGGGCTACGGCGACTTCAAGCTCTTTGCCGCGCTGGGTGCCTGGTTTGGCTGGCCTGCGCTGGTGCCCATGATCCTGATGGCTTCGGTGATCGGCGCCGTCATCGGCATCGTGATGAAGTTTTCCAGCGGCCTGCGCGAAGGCGGCTATGTGCCGTTTGGCCCCTTTTTGGCCGGGGCAGGTTTTACCGCCATGATTTTCGGTCCGCAGTCGATCCTTCAATTTGTCGGGTTATAA
- a CDS encoding type II secretion system F family protein: protein MATAASKGIKEFVFEWEGKDRGGKQVRGEIRASGENQVKVSLRRQGVLASKIKKRRMRSGKAIKPRDIAIFTRQLATMMKAGVPLLQSFDIVGRGNPNGSVTKLLNDVRTDVETGTSLSGAFRKYPMYFNALYCNLVEAGEAAGILESLLDRLAIYMEKTEAIKSKIKSALMYPASVVVVAFVVVAVIMIFVIPAFKEVFSSFGAELPAPTLIVMAISEFFVAYWWLIFGGVGGGIYFFLQAWKRSEKMQKVMDRLLLKMPVFGSLIEKSVIARWTRTLSTMFAAGVPLVEALDSVGGASGNSLYADATEKIQQEVSTGTSLTAAMGNANLFPTMVLQMCAIGEESGSVDHMLGKAADFYEAEVDEMVAGLSSLMEPIIIVFLGTLIGGIVVSMYLPIFKLGQVV, encoded by the coding sequence ATGGCAACCGCAGCATCAAAAGGCATCAAGGAATTTGTTTTCGAATGGGAAGGCAAGGACCGGGGAGGAAAACAGGTTCGCGGAGAGATTCGCGCTTCTGGTGAAAACCAGGTCAAGGTGTCGCTGCGCCGGCAGGGTGTGCTGGCGAGCAAGATCAAGAAACGCCGCATGCGCTCGGGCAAGGCCATCAAGCCGCGCGACATCGCCATCTTTACCCGCCAGCTTGCCACCATGATGAAGGCCGGCGTGCCGCTGCTGCAGTCCTTTGACATCGTGGGCCGGGGCAATCCCAACGGCAGCGTGACCAAGCTGCTGAACGATGTACGCACGGATGTGGAAACCGGAACATCGCTCAGCGGTGCTTTCCGCAAATACCCGATGTATTTCAATGCCCTGTACTGCAACCTGGTCGAAGCGGGCGAAGCTGCCGGTATCCTGGAGTCGCTGCTGGACCGGCTGGCCATCTATATGGAAAAGACCGAGGCCATCAAGTCAAAGATCAAATCGGCCCTGATGTACCCAGCTTCTGTCGTGGTGGTGGCTTTCGTCGTGGTGGCCGTGATCATGATTTTCGTGATTCCAGCGTTTAAAGAAGTGTTTTCTTCCTTTGGCGCCGAGTTGCCAGCACCCACGCTCATCGTGATGGCCATCAGTGAGTTCTTTGTGGCTTACTGGTGGCTGATTTTCGGTGGTGTGGGTGGCGGTATTTATTTTTTCCTGCAGGCCTGGAAGCGCAGTGAAAAAATGCAGAAAGTCATGGACCGGCTGCTGCTAAAAATGCCTGTGTTCGGCAGCCTGATAGAAAAGTCCGTGATCGCCCGCTGGACCCGTACCCTGTCCACCATGTTTGCGGCCGGCGTGCCGCTGGTCGAAGCCCTCGACTCGGTGGGCGGCGCTTCGGGAAACTCCCTGTATGCCGATGCCACCGAGAAAATCCAGCAGGAAGTCTCGACCGGCACCAGCCTGACGGCGGCCATGGGCAATGCCAACCTGTTTCCCACGATGGTGCTGCAGATGTGCGCCATTGGCGAGGAGTCGGGCTCGGTGGACCACATGCTGGGCAAGGCGGCCGATTTTTATGAAGCCGAAGTCGATGAAATGGTGGCCGGCCTGTCCAGCCTGATGGAGCCGATCATCATTGTGTTTTTGGGCACCCTGATTGGCGGCATCGTGGTTTCCATGTACCTGCCGATTTTCAAGCTGGGTCAGGTTGTTTGA
- the pilB gene encoding type IV-A pilus assembly ATPase PilB, producing MSATDTAIKPPVSMALPGLGRALIAAGKLGQKAAEEIFLKAQASRTSFIAELTGSGAVSAFDLAHLMSTSFAAPLVDMDAIDNQRLPKGLLDSKICLTCRIVVLGKRNNRLIVATADPSDQGAAEKIKFSTQLGVDWVIAEYDKLSRLVDVSNASAAEAIENIVGSDFEFDEEMADSPGAENTEASVSEVEDAPVVKFLQKMLIDAFNMRASDLHFEPFEHSYRVRFRVDGELREISSPPVAIKEKLAARIKVISKLDISEKRVPQDGKMKLKIGPDRVIDFRVSTLPTMFGEKIVIRILDPSSAKLGIDALGYEPAEKERLLEAIKRPYGMVLVTGPTGSGKTVSLYTCLNILNTAGVNIATAEDPAEITLPGVNQVSMNEKAGMTFPVALKAFLRQDPDIIMVGEIRDVETADIAIKAAQTGHLVLSTLHTNDAPTTLTRMRNMGIAPFNIASSVILITAQRLARRLCPHCKTPIDIPRETLLEAGFKEDEVDGSWTPYHPVGCDKCNNGYKGRLGIYQVMPISEEIQRIVLRDGSAMEIAAQAQAEGVRSLRQSGLYKVKLGMTSMEEILGCTNV from the coding sequence ATGTCCGCCACTGATACCGCAATAAAACCCCCAGTTTCCATGGCATTGCCTGGCTTGGGCCGGGCCTTGATCGCTGCCGGCAAGCTGGGCCAAAAGGCGGCCGAGGAAATTTTTCTCAAGGCGCAAGCCAGTCGAACCAGTTTCATTGCCGAGCTGACAGGCTCAGGGGCGGTGTCGGCATTCGATCTGGCGCACCTCATGTCAACGTCCTTCGCCGCGCCCCTTGTGGACATGGATGCCATCGACAACCAGCGTTTGCCCAAGGGCCTGCTCGACAGCAAGATATGCCTGACCTGCCGCATTGTTGTACTGGGCAAACGCAACAACCGGCTGATCGTCGCAACCGCTGATCCATCCGATCAAGGCGCTGCGGAAAAAATCAAGTTTTCTACCCAGCTGGGCGTGGACTGGGTCATTGCCGAATACGACAAGCTGTCCCGGCTGGTGGATGTTTCCAACGCCTCGGCTGCCGAAGCGATTGAAAACATCGTGGGCTCGGATTTTGAATTTGATGAGGAGATGGCGGATTCGCCCGGTGCAGAAAACACTGAAGCCAGCGTGTCTGAAGTTGAAGACGCGCCGGTTGTCAAATTCCTGCAGAAAATGCTGATTGACGCTTTCAACATGCGTGCTTCCGATCTGCACTTTGAACCTTTCGAGCATTCCTACCGGGTCCGGTTTCGGGTCGATGGGGAGTTGCGTGAAATTTCTTCTCCGCCGGTCGCCATCAAGGAAAAGCTGGCAGCGCGCATCAAGGTGATTTCCAAGCTGGACATTTCCGAGAAACGGGTGCCGCAGGACGGAAAGATGAAGCTCAAGATTGGTCCTGACCGGGTGATCGACTTCCGGGTCAGTACCCTGCCGACCATGTTTGGCGAAAAAATCGTGATTCGTATCCTGGATCCGAGCAGCGCCAAACTGGGGATTGATGCGCTGGGCTATGAGCCGGCTGAAAAGGAGCGCTTGCTGGAGGCCATCAAACGGCCTTACGGCATGGTTCTGGTCACCGGGCCGACGGGTTCGGGCAAAACCGTGTCGCTCTACACCTGTCTGAATATTCTGAATACCGCCGGCGTCAACATCGCCACCGCAGAAGATCCGGCTGAAATCACTTTGCCCGGCGTGAACCAGGTCAGCATGAACGAGAAGGCCGGAATGACTTTTCCGGTGGCCCTGAAGGCCTTTTTGCGCCAGGATCCGGACATCATCATGGTGGGCGAAATCCGCGATGTCGAAACCGCCGACATTGCCATCAAGGCCGCGCAGACCGGCCATCTGGTTCTGTCCACGCTGCATACCAACGATGCGCCGACGACCCTGACACGCATGCGCAATATGGGCATTGCGCCTTTCAACATCGCGTCGAGCGTCATTCTGATTACGGCACAGAGGCTGGCGCGGCGCCTGTGCCCGCACTGCAAAACCCCGATAGACATTCCGCGTGAAACATTGCTTGAGGCCGGCTTTAAGGAAGATGAAGTCGATGGCTCATGGACGCCTTATCATCCTGTGGGCTGCGACAAGTGCAACAACGGCTACAAGGGCCGCTTGGGCATTTACCAGGTCATGCCAATTTCCGAGGAAATCCAGCGCATTGTCCTGCGTGATGGCAGCGCCATGGAAATTGCAGCCCAGGCCCAGGCTGAAGGTGTCAGGAGCCTGCGCCAGTCCGGTTTGTACAAAGTTAAACTGGGAATGACTTCAATGGAAGAAATTCTGGGCTGCACCAATGTTTGA
- the gspG gene encoding type II secretion system major pseudopilin GspG — translation MTTQNLPFPSMRRRLSAGFTLIELMVVLVIIGVLAALIVPNVLERADDARATAAKTDVNNLMQALKLYRLDNQRYPTAEQGLQALLVKPTTGPIPSNWKSYLDKLPNDPWGRPYQYLNPGIKGEIDVMSFGADGQAGGEGKNADVGSWD, via the coding sequence ATGACTACACAAAATCTTCCCTTCCCGTCCATGCGGCGCCGCCTGTCAGCGGGTTTCACCCTGATCGAGTTGATGGTAGTGCTGGTGATCATTGGCGTGCTGGCTGCCTTGATCGTTCCCAATGTGCTTGAACGCGCTGACGACGCGCGCGCCACGGCCGCCAAAACCGACGTTAACAACCTGATGCAGGCGCTCAAGCTGTACAGGCTGGACAACCAGCGCTATCCCACGGCCGAACAGGGATTGCAGGCGCTGCTGGTCAAGCCCACAACCGGCCCCATCCCCTCCAACTGGAAATCCTACCTGGACAAACTGCCCAACGACCCGTGGGGCCGCCCCTACCAGTACCTGAACCCAGGCATCAAGGGCGAAATTGACGTGATGTCGTTCGGCGCTGATGGACAGGCTGGCGGCGAGGGAAAAAATGCGGATGTCGGCAGCTGGGACTGA
- a CDS encoding type II secretion system protein GspH: MLIVVAIMAIATAGVGLALRDTSGSALEREAQRLAVLLDSARAQSRMTANPVRWRATASGFAFEGLTTGSAFPSSWLGQDVRAASANAIVLGPEPVIGPQQIRLVSISQPSRSLILATDGIRPFSVLTDDVPAPGAR; this comes from the coding sequence TTGCTGATCGTGGTCGCCATCATGGCCATCGCGACAGCGGGCGTGGGGCTGGCGCTGCGTGACACGTCGGGTAGCGCCCTGGAACGCGAAGCACAGCGGCTGGCGGTGTTGCTGGACTCGGCGCGGGCACAGTCGCGCATGACTGCCAATCCGGTCCGCTGGCGCGCCACCGCCAGCGGTTTCGCGTTTGAAGGGCTGACGACCGGTTCGGCTTTTCCCTCCAGTTGGCTGGGCCAGGACGTTCGGGCAGCGAGTGCCAACGCCATCGTGCTGGGGCCTGAACCTGTAATCGGGCCGCAGCAAATCCGCCTGGTGTCCATCTCGCAGCCGTCTCGCAGCCTGATCCTGGCGACTGACGGCATCAGGCCCTTTTCGGTGTTGACGGACGACGTCCCCGCGCCCGGTGCACGGTAA
- the gspI gene encoding type II secretion system minor pseudopilin GspI translates to MRRCRLKPPGVRGFTLIEVLVALGIVAIALAAGVRATASLTRNAERQSDLLLAHLCAENALVSVRLSRQMPAVGDNTSGCEQAGRNLAVRLSVQPTPNPNFLRVEAQVLDGEARILALSTIVGRY, encoded by the coding sequence ATGCGACGCTGCCGGCTCAAACCCCCAGGTGTTCGCGGCTTTACGCTGATCGAAGTGCTGGTCGCGCTGGGCATCGTGGCGATTGCGCTGGCCGCCGGTGTGCGGGCCACAGCCTCACTGACCCGCAATGCCGAACGCCAGTCCGACTTGCTGCTGGCCCACCTGTGCGCGGAAAATGCGCTGGTCAGCGTGCGCCTGTCCCGGCAAATGCCGGCCGTGGGCGACAACACCAGCGGCTGCGAACAGGCCGGCCGCAACCTGGCAGTGAGGCTGTCGGTGCAACCCACGCCGAACCCGAATTTTCTGCGTGTCGAGGCGCAGGTGCTCGACGGCGAGGCGCGAATACTGGCGCTTTCCACCATCGTGGGAAGGTATTGA
- a CDS encoding PulJ/GspJ family protein: MTARLLAASNVALFPARVRGFTLIELLVALAAMALMAGLSWRGLDGMVRAQSQIQQRADAVLTLQAGLTQWSADLDALMQLPQTQTLDWDGRGLRIVRRSTIQPGDGVLVVAWARRNVNGRDQWLRWQSPPQFSRSELQTAWARAAQWAQNPGDAEKRDEVRITPLEQWQIFYFRGNAWTNPLSSDNTSQPVPNTAPPVPADLALPDGVRLVLTLPAGEAINGIITRDWVRPALAGAKS, translated from the coding sequence ATGACCGCCAGACTACTTGCCGCTTCGAATGTCGCGCTGTTTCCTGCGCGCGTTCGTGGCTTCACGCTGATTGAACTGCTGGTAGCCCTTGCCGCGATGGCGCTGATGGCTGGCCTGAGCTGGCGCGGGCTCGATGGCATGGTGCGGGCACAGTCGCAGATTCAGCAGCGCGCTGATGCGGTGCTGACCCTGCAGGCCGGGCTGACGCAGTGGTCGGCGGACCTGGACGCGCTGATGCAGTTGCCCCAGACACAAACGCTGGACTGGGACGGGCGCGGCCTTCGCATCGTTCGCCGCAGCACCATCCAGCCCGGCGACGGCGTGCTGGTGGTGGCCTGGGCGCGCCGCAATGTGAACGGCAGGGACCAGTGGCTGCGCTGGCAGTCGCCGCCGCAATTTTCCCGCAGCGAACTGCAAACGGCATGGGCCCGTGCCGCGCAATGGGCACAAAACCCGGGCGATGCGGAAAAAAGGGACGAAGTCCGCATCACGCCGCTTGAGCAGTGGCAAATTTTCTACTTTCGCGGAAATGCCTGGACCAACCCATTGTCCAGCGACAACACCAGCCAGCCAGTTCCAAACACGGCCCCACCCGTACCGGCCGATCTGGCGCTTCCCGACGGTGTGCGGCTGGTATTGACCCTGCCGGCTGGCGAAGCCATCAACGGCATCATCACGCGGGACTGGGTGCGTCCGGCGCTGGCAGGCGCCAAGTCATGA
- the gspK gene encoding type II secretion system minor pseudopilin GspK, with the protein MSLSPNACRCAYCAAPRRGWPCLGRPRQAGAALLTAMLTVALVASLAAGALWQQWRSVEVEAAERARVQSLWVLTGALDWARLILREDGRSGGADYLSEPWAVPLEEARLSTFLAADKNSVPDDDASASQAFLSGQITDLQARLNVTSLVDSAKVSEPSLKAFAKLFDLLSLPRGELATLAENLRLALNTDPENEADPLAPLLPQRVDQLVWLGLSPASLAVLRPYITLLPVRTPVNLNTASATVLSACIPSLDMAQAQRLVNMRQANHFRTLAEVTAQLGQTAVPLNDAQHSLNSRFFEVQGRLRMDQIVVEEHSVVQRDGIDVKTLWRDRGASAREIRTLQ; encoded by the coding sequence ATGAGCTTGAGCCCCAACGCTTGTCGCTGCGCGTACTGCGCTGCCCCCCGGAGAGGCTGGCCTTGCTTGGGGCGGCCCCGCCAGGCAGGCGCGGCCCTGCTCACGGCGATGCTGACAGTCGCGCTGGTGGCCAGTCTGGCGGCGGGGGCTTTGTGGCAGCAGTGGCGCAGCGTGGAGGTCGAGGCCGCCGAGCGCGCGCGGGTGCAGTCGCTCTGGGTGCTGACGGGCGCGCTGGACTGGGCGCGCCTGATCCTGCGCGAGGATGGCCGTTCGGGCGGGGCCGACTACCTGTCCGAACCCTGGGCGGTGCCGCTTGAAGAAGCCCGGCTATCGACCTTTCTGGCGGCGGACAAAAACAGCGTTCCAGATGACGACGCCAGCGCCTCGCAAGCCTTTTTATCGGGACAGATCACTGATCTGCAGGCACGCCTGAACGTGACCAGCCTGGTGGACAGCGCCAAGGTGTCGGAGCCTTCGCTGAAAGCCTTTGCGAAACTCTTCGACCTGCTCAGCCTGCCCCGAGGCGAGCTGGCGACGCTGGCTGAAAATTTGCGCCTCGCGCTCAATACCGACCCCGAGAATGAGGCCGACCCGCTAGCGCCCCTTTTGCCGCAGCGGGTTGATCAGCTGGTCTGGCTGGGCCTGTCGCCAGCCAGCCTGGCCGTGCTGCGCCCCTACATCACACTGCTGCCGGTACGCACCCCGGTCAATCTCAATACCGCCAGCGCCACCGTGCTGTCCGCCTGCATCCCGTCGCTGGACATGGCGCAGGCCCAGCGGCTGGTGAACATGCGCCAGGCCAACCATTTCCGGACACTGGCCGAAGTGACCGCGCAACTCGGCCAGACAGCCGTGCCGCTCAATGACGCGCAGCACAGCCTGAATTCACGTTTTTTCGAGGTCCAGGGACGGCTGCGGATGGACCAGATCGTGGTGGAAGAGCATTCGGTGGTACAACGCGACGGGATTGACGTGAAGACCTTATGGCGTGACCGGGGCGCTTCGGCTCGGGAAATCCGCACTCTACAATGA
- the gspL gene encoding type II secretion system protein GspL, with protein sequence MTTLIVTLSRELPTAATLCEGVLSDDGRTVLRTVEAPAALLPTVSGVEIVAVVPACRLSWHRLALPKGALKGGVFQEGNSGRLRAVLDGLLEDSVLDETSQLHFAIEPHPRTDEPVWIAACDRAWLDAWLAALTQAGRPVARIVPELTPGAGDASGNSSLYITGTPDHAQLMRTGPDGVTLLPLSVATAALIAWPEEAEVLAEPGVAALAEHFFNRPATLQTAPERWLAATQSGWDLAQFDLRYTRGTRTRKHVSAMVSSLFRAPRWRAARWAAALLVGVNLVGLQAWAWKEQSALAAQRAAIRDTLTSTFPEVRVVVDAPLQMARAVADLQRRNGAASSADLETMLAHFQAVAPDMPAPSAIDFIAGELRLKGVDASSAVVANISARLRPQGYSVRSDAGGLLMKEERLP encoded by the coding sequence ATGACCACCCTGATCGTCACCCTTTCCCGGGAACTTCCCACAGCGGCCACGCTTTGCGAAGGCGTTTTGAGCGATGACGGGCGTACCGTTTTGCGTACCGTCGAGGCGCCTGCGGCCTTGTTGCCCACAGTTTCCGGCGTGGAAATCGTGGCCGTGGTGCCTGCTTGCCGGCTGTCCTGGCACCGGCTTGCCTTGCCAAAGGGCGCGCTCAAGGGCGGGGTGTTCCAGGAAGGCAATTCGGGGCGGCTGCGTGCCGTGCTCGACGGGCTTCTGGAAGACAGCGTGCTCGACGAAACCAGCCAGCTGCATTTCGCCATCGAGCCGCATCCGCGCACCGATGAACCGGTGTGGATAGCCGCCTGCGACAGGGCCTGGCTGGATGCCTGGCTGGCGGCACTGACCCAGGCCGGGCGGCCGGTCGCGCGCATCGTTCCCGAACTGACGCCAGGCGCAGGCGACGCATCCGGCAATTCCTCGCTGTACATCACCGGCACACCCGACCATGCCCAACTGATGCGGACCGGACCCGACGGCGTGACCCTGCTGCCGCTTTCGGTGGCGACCGCCGCGCTGATAGCCTGGCCCGAAGAGGCCGAAGTGCTGGCCGAACCCGGCGTGGCGGCACTGGCGGAACACTTCTTCAACCGTCCCGCCACCCTGCAGACCGCGCCCGAACGCTGGCTGGCGGCGACGCAGTCGGGCTGGGATCTGGCGCAGTTCGACCTGCGCTACACGCGTGGCACGCGGACCCGCAAGCATGTGTCGGCCATGGTGTCCTCGCTGTTTCGGGCGCCGCGCTGGCGCGCCGCGCGCTGGGCCGCCGCGCTGCTGGTTGGCGTCAATCTGGTCGGCCTTCAAGCCTGGGCCTGGAAAGAGCAGTCCGCCCTGGCGGCGCAGCGCGCCGCCATCCGCGATACCTTGACCAGCACCTTTCCCGAAGTGCGCGTGGTGGTCGATGCACCACTGCAGATGGCCCGCGCCGTGGCCGACCTGCAACGCCGCAATGGCGCCGCCTCATCGGCTGACCTGGAAACCATGCTGGCACATTTTCAGGCTGTAGCGCCCGACATGCCTGCACCATCAGCGATTGATTTCATAGCAGGTGAACTCCGCCTCAAAGGAGTTGATGCGTCGTCCGCCGTCGTGGCCAATATCTCCGCCCGGCTGCGGCCCCAGGGCTACAGTGTCCGGTCGGACGCAGGCGGCCTGCTGATGAAAGAGGAGCGCCTTCCATGA
- the gspM gene encoding type II secretion system protein GspM, giving the protein MSLTSAVAPLQARWTGLPGREKNLIRLAVLLVLAFLLWQFSVAPALATLRTADGQAKALGAQLQQMQAMQSQVQAIQKQPPLGFDEAVRALTAATKQTLGTTAQLGVAGERASVTLKEASPDALAEWLVQARLNARSVPVEARLVRSATPGGTAWNGVLVMGLPAR; this is encoded by the coding sequence ATGAGCCTGACCTCCGCTGTTGCGCCGCTGCAGGCGCGCTGGACCGGACTGCCGGGCCGTGAAAAAAACCTGATCAGGCTGGCCGTGCTGCTGGTGCTGGCCTTCCTGCTCTGGCAGTTCAGCGTGGCGCCGGCACTGGCCACCTTGCGCACCGCCGATGGGCAGGCCAAGGCCCTGGGCGCGCAACTGCAGCAGATGCAGGCCATGCAGAGCCAGGTGCAGGCCATCCAAAAGCAGCCTCCGCTGGGCTTTGACGAGGCAGTGCGCGCCCTGACCGCAGCCACCAAGCAGACGCTGGGCACCACGGCCCAGCTTGGCGTGGCGGGCGAGCGCGCCAGCGTCACCCTGAAAGAAGCCTCTCCCGACGCACTGGCCGAGTGGCTGGTGCAGGCGCGCCTCAATGCCCGCTCGGTGCCGGTCGAGGCCCGGCTGGTGCGCAGCGCCACCCCGGGCGGCACGGCCTGGAATGGCGTGCTGGTGATGGGCCTGCCTGCCCGCTAG
- the gspN gene encoding type II secretion system protein N: MAYIPSVAPGSAFAPWRWAMAGALAGLILALVLFAPARWLAALVRQASGEHVLLDGPRGGFWQGSAQLVLSGGAGSREAVALPGQLTWTIRPAWNGLNVQLNAECCMQQALQLQARPAGWSGVQLTLSDSHSQWPAGLLAGLGTPWNTVQAQGQLAASTQGFNARWVQGRLSLTGRLQLDATRISSRLSTLQPMGSYRLLLQGGNPSTLELNTLEGKLQLTGRGQWVGQRLRFDGAASATPESIDALSNLLNIIGRRNGATAIIKVG; encoded by the coding sequence ATGGCATACATCCCTTCCGTGGCCCCAGGCTCTGCCTTTGCCCCCTGGCGCTGGGCGATGGCGGGCGCCCTTGCCGGATTGATACTGGCACTGGTCTTGTTCGCCCCGGCCCGCTGGCTGGCCGCGCTGGTCCGGCAGGCCAGCGGCGAACATGTGCTACTGGATGGCCCCCGTGGCGGTTTTTGGCAGGGCTCGGCGCAACTTGTCCTGTCGGGCGGCGCTGGCAGCCGTGAGGCCGTGGCGCTACCCGGCCAGCTGACCTGGACCATCCGTCCGGCCTGGAACGGCCTGAATGTTCAATTGAACGCCGAATGCTGCATGCAGCAGGCGCTGCAGCTTCAGGCAAGGCCCGCAGGCTGGAGCGGCGTGCAACTGACGCTGTCCGACAGCCATTCGCAATGGCCCGCCGGGCTGCTGGCCGGCCTGGGAACCCCCTGGAACACCGTGCAGGCACAAGGCCAGCTGGCCGCTTCAACCCAGGGTTTCAATGCCCGGTGGGTTCAGGGCCGGCTCAGCCTGACCGGCCGCCTGCAACTCGACGCCACACGGATCTCGTCCCGCCTGTCCACCCTGCAGCCCATGGGCAGCTACCGCCTGCTGCTCCAGGGCGGCAATCCTTCGACGCTGGAGCTGAACACCCTTGAAGGCAAGCTGCAACTCACCGGCCGGGGCCAGTGGGTCGGCCAGCGTTTGCGATTCGATGGCGCTGCCAGCGCCACGCCCGAGAGCATCGATGCGCTTTCGAATCTCCTGAACATCATTGGGCGGCGCAACGGCGCAACCGCCATCATCAAAGTAGGTTAA